A part of Arachis hypogaea cultivar Tifrunner chromosome 12, arahy.Tifrunner.gnm2.J5K5, whole genome shotgun sequence genomic DNA contains:
- the LOC140177311 gene encoding uncharacterized protein — protein MLQIEGTTETTPETPKQLQETTPTVPPAPTKIHPDAEDAAALLMMARTASYVPKTDPGVPSFSLGLTDSSQEGASTQETEREKSPEAANLIEQLDSLVQRIASSATKGKKHKSTNSEGDWGRKFCKV, from the exons atgctacagattgaagggactacagaaac cactcctgaaacccccaaacaacttcaagagaccacacccacggttcccccagctccaactaaaat tcatccagacgcagaagacgctgctgccctgttgatgatggcacggacagcttcctatgttcctaaaacagatccaggggtgccatcattcagccttggattgactgattcaagccaggagggggcgtcaacgcaggagacagaaagggaaAAATCTCCAGAAGCTGCGAATTTGATAGAACAATTGGACAGTTTGGTCCAAAGAATAGCAAGCAGCGCGACGAAGGGAAAAAAACACaagtccacaaattcagagggagactgggggagaaagttctgcaaagtttga
- the LOC140177025 gene encoding protein FAR-RED ELONGATED HYPOCOTYL 3-like: MHSFFNKYITRNSSLIQFVKQYDNCLGSGEQAERESDAADFHTLIPCATKSCIEAQFQDAYTHAKFREVQAQFRGKANCITRLKNFALGYSVYDVGEQVSSSIFNKFVVTYDSVAAEVKCQCLLFESRGILCRHALSVLSFEQVSQVSPRYILERWSKKVKRRHTHIKSSHDEPLMGPRSKRFDQLVFRSQNICEFASESEELTAILHRAYDNVMAEMESLKAKRKGTSSLSHEDANLESVNELQSPPRIRTRGRPKNRLGSKLEKQIANATKKKKTKVLSEINLFDAASAAHSNCSQYQGHVMSYQFRVPAAGDNSLGV; the protein is encoded by the exons atgcattcattttttaacaagtatatcacccggaacagctcgcttattcagttcgtcaaacaatacgataattgcctcggaagcggggagcaagcagagagagaatcagatgctgcagattttcatacgctcataccgtgtgcaaccaaatcctgcattgaagctcagtttcaagatgcgtacactcacgcaaagtttagggaagtccaagcgcaattcagaggaaaggcgaattgcatcaccagattaaagaatttcgctctaggctattcagtatacgacgtcggagaacaagtttccagctcaatattcaacaagttcgtggttacttacgactcagtggcagccgaggtaaaatgccaatgcttattattcgagtcgagagggatactgtgccgtcacgcactaagcgtgttaagcttcgaacaagtaagccaagtgtcaccgagatacatactggaacgatggagcaagaaggtaaagaggcgacacacacacatcaagagcagccacgacgagccactaatggggccaagaagcaagaggttcgaccaattggtttttcgttcacAAAATATCtgcgaatttgcctccgaatcggaggagctgactgcaattctgcaccgtgcgtacgataacgtcatggccgagatggaatcattaaaagccaaaaggaagggaaCATCTTCTTTATcgcacgaagacgccaacttggaatccgttaacgagcttcaaagcccgccaaggattcgaacaagaggacgtccaaaaaacaggctaggttcaaagctggagaaacagatcgcaaatgccacaaagaagaagaagacgaaagttttaagcgag ataaacctttttgatgctgcatcagcggcgcattcaaattgcagccaatatcaaggacacgttatgagttatcagttcagggtaccagcagcaggggataactcgttgggtgtatag
- the LOC140177024 gene encoding protein FAR1-RELATED SEQUENCE 5-like encodes MDHSTSDCQLNAGEVDYESESNEVPESLSVVDDELVPKVGMTFTTLEDAGKFYRNYAKAAGFSTRVRCTNRKGNEIKNQLIICSREGKWKSKISPTEKTNPTAGLNCPARIYIHTLKDVGAWIISKVVLDHSHPCCPSKAEMLKQHRELSMSIRRTIENNEEAGIRLSKTYQSFVAAAGGHRELNFIEKDVRNYITREVRNVSEQEDAKEFGKYLLRMKEKNPNFFFELQLKEDQSIKLAFWADARSRAAFEYFGDVISFDTTYNTNRYNLVCGSFVGVNHHGQSTLLGCSLMKNEEIESFKWLFQSWLRCMGGNAPKGFLTDQCASMKRALEACMPTTVHRWCIWHIMKKILSKLNGYKGHADIEQEMSQVVWNSHSKDSFDRNWNDFLLNFGLGDNKWLSDLYEDRHIWVPIYLDQHFWAGMRSTQRS; translated from the exons atggatcattcaacctcagattgtcagctgaatgcaggcgaagtggattatgagtCAGAATCTAACGAAgtccctgag TCTCTCTcagttgttgatgatgagcttgtTCCAAAggtcggaatgacctttaccacccttgaagatgctggaaaattttacaggaactacgccaaggctgcaggtttctctacaagagttcggtgcacaaataggaagggaaacgagattaagaaccaACTGATTatatgtagcagagagggaaaatggaaatctaaaatatctccgaccgagaagacgaatccgacagccggtttaaactgtcctgcaagaatttatatacacacattgaaggatgttggtgcttggatcatttcaaaggttgtgctggatcattcacacccctgctgtccaagtaaagcagagatgctcaaacaacacagggaactaagcatgtccattcgtcgtacgatagagaataacgaggaggccggtatcagacttagcaaaacctaccaatcatttgttgcggctgctgggggtcaccgcgagctaaattttatcgaaaaggacgtgaggaattacattaccagggaagtgcggaatgtttccgaacaagaagatgcaaaggaattcgggaaatatttgttaagaatgaaagagaagaatccgaatttcttttttgagctccaactcaaagaggatcaatcgattaagctggctttttgggccgatgcaagaagcagagccgcctttgagtatttcggagacgtcatttcattcgacaccacctacaacacaaacag gtataatttggtctgtggttcttttgttggggtgaatcaccacggtcaatcaacacttctcggatgctctttgatgaagaacgaagaaattgaatcattcaaatggttatttcaaagctggcttcgttgcatgggaggaaacgctccgaaagggtttctcaccgatcagtgcgcatccatgaaaagggctttagaggcctgtatgccaacaacagttcaccgctggtgtatttggcacatcatgaagaagattctaagcaaattaaacgggtacaagggacatgccgatatcgaacaagaaatgagccaagttgtttggaactctcacagcaaagactcattcgataggaattggaatgattttctgctgaattttggtcttggggacaacaagtggctttcag atctgtacgaagaccgtcacatatgggttcctatctatctggatcagcacttctgggcagggatgagaagcacacaaaggagctag
- the LOC112727337 gene encoding uncharacterized protein, with translation MSAQPGIVFLEEWLKRKCINPDKFVTRKSNSSSARAIIQAWAELRGSLQNSSFSQRQLQSLRTLVDSQTSLHVADPQARLVLGILSSSNISLPYESYPLFFRLLYIWVRKASKPTAAIIDSAMDVLSNLFSSQFDSGNCHAFFSESVLLLGSFSFASSAFERTKTFCLDLLSRVFVEKRQVLGSFTELLPDVLAGVGYALSSSVTVHYVTILDSLFEIWGTKDGPHGNISHGLMILYLTDWVMSNLINFQFLDKVRIFLQETFGTSKENYTPFVVFMAAAGVLRAANRSTSSGVKLDIVSRIRTSAVVCMEALVSDLVSQALRFKELRNDSKNRLLLQCVSLALVRTGSFSSNSSFFVCLALALLTEMFPLPQLYESVFSSGRLKLNEVKEHVDSILFKEAGVITGIFCNQYLSADEENKNIVENFLWQYCQDVYFGYRQVALLLKGKANELLEVLEKIAESAFLMVVVFALAVTKHKLNSKFSQEMQMEVSLKILISFSCMEYFRHVRLPEYMETIRKVVATVNKNEYACTCFVNSMPSYSDLTNGPDQKSNYLWSKDEVQTARVLFYLRVIPTFIEYLPSLAFKNMIAPTVFLYLEHPNGKVAQASHSLFAAFMSMGKESEENDIASFKEQLVFHYIQRSLLGYPGITPFEGMASGVVGLVQHVPAGSPATYYCIQSLVDKANQLCFEANVSEADAWKRQQGEPEPSKKLLGLILRLVFLVDIQVLPKLMQLLAQLVTKLPQDAQDAVLNELYSQVANSDDVIRKPTLVSWLQSLSYLCAMGTHQNAASKESESEENPTLARVADPSSSVRLTAQL, from the exons ATGTCGGCACAACCTGGCATCGTGTTCTTGGAGGAATGGCTAAAGAGGAAATGTATCAATCCTGATAAATTTGTCACTAGAAAGTCTAATTCCTCATCTGCCAGAGCCATCATTCAGGCATGGGCTGAGCTCCGTGGCTCCCTTCAAAATTCATCATTTAGTCAACGTCAGCTGCAATCTCTTAGAACCCTTGTTGATTCTCAAACCTCTCTCCATGTTGCTGACCCCCAAGCAAGACTTGTCCTTGGCATTCTTTCATCTTCGAACATTTCTCTTCCATATGAATCATATCCTCTTTTCTTTAGGCTTCTTTACATATGGGTACGAAAGGCTTCCAAGCCAACTGCTGCTATAATTGATTCCGCAATGGATGTCCTCTCTAACCTCTTCTCTTCTCAATTTGATTCTGGAAACTGTCATGCTTTCTTCTCTGAAAGTGTTCTCCTGTTGGGTTCCTTTTCTTTTGCATCTTCGgcatttgagagaacaaaaacaTTCTGTCTGGATTTACTCTCTAGAGTGTTTGTAGAGAAACGTCAGGTACTTGGTTCATTCACAGAACTTTTGCCTGATGTTTTAGCTGGAGTTGGTTATGCTTTATCATCTTCTGTGACTGTTCATTATGTTACAATATTGGATTCATTGTTTGAAATTTGGGGAACGAAAGATGGGCCTCACGGTAATATTTCTCATGGACTAATGATTCTGTATTTGACTGATTGGGTTATGTCAAACTTGATCAATTTCCAGTTTTTGGATAAAGTGCGTATTTTTCTCCAAGAAACTTTTGGAACCTCTAAGGAAAACTACACTCCGTTTGTTGTTTTCATGGCTGCTGCTGGAGTTTTGAGAGCTGCAAATAGGTCTACATCAAGTGGTGTGAAATTGGACATTGTGTCTCGAATAAGGACTTCTGCAGTTGTTTGTATGGAAGCTTTAGTTAGTGATTTGGTTTCCCAGGCATTGAGATTCAAAGAGTTGAGAAATGATTCTAAAAACAGGCTTTTGCTTCAGTGTGTCTCGTTAGCATTGGTTCGAACTGGCTCTTTTTCGAGCAATTCCTCTTTCTTTGTTTGTCTTGCTTTGGCATTGTTAACTGAAATGTTTCCATTGCCCCAGTTGTATGAATCAGTGTTTAGTTCAGGCAGACTGAAGCTGAATGAAGTCAAAGAACATGTAGATAGTATCCTCTTCAAGGAAGCAGGAGTAATAACTGGGATTTTCTGCAATCAATATCTTTCAGCCGATGAAGAAAATAAGAATATAGTTGAAAACTTTTTATGGCAATATTGTCAAGATGTTTACTTTGGATATAGGCAAGTAGCTTTGCTTCTTAAAGGCAAGGCAAATGAGCTTCTTGAGGTTTTGGAAAAAATTGCTGAATCTGCTTTCCTTATGGTTGTAGTCTTTGCATTAGCTGTAACAAAGCATAAGTTGAACTCCAAATTTTCTCAAGAAATGCAAATGGAAGTTTCATTGAAGATACTAATATCATTTTCTTGCATGGAATATTTTCGCCATGTCCGCCTGCCAGAGTATATGGAAACTATTCGTAAAGTAGTTGCAACTGTAAATAAGAATGAGTATGCTTGTACATGTTTTGTGAATTCCATGCCTTCGTATTCTGATTTGACAAATGGCCCAG ACCAGAAATCCAATTATTTATGGTCGAAGGATGAAGTCCAAACAGCTCGAGTTTTATTTTACCTGCGAGTTATCCCAACTTTTATCGAGTATTTGCCCAGCCTTGCATTCAAAAATATGATAGCTCCAACGGTGTTCTT ATACTTGGAGCACCCAAATGGAAAAGTAGCCCAAGCCTCTCATTCTTTGTTTGCGGCATTTATGTCTATGGGAAAGGAATCTGAAGAGAATGATATAGCATCATTCAAGGAGCAACTTGTTTTCCATTACATACAAAGATCTTTATTG GGATATCCGGGAATTACTCCTTTTGAGGGTATGGCTTCTGGGGTTGTAGGGCTGGTCCAACATGTTCCTGCTGGAAGCCCTGCCACTTATTATTGCATTCAGAGTCTTGTTGACAAAGCCAATCAACTATGTTTTGAAGCCAATGTTTCGGAGGCTGATGCATGGAAGAGGCAGCAAGGAGAGCCAGAACCAAGCAAGAAATTATTGGGCTTGATCCTGCGCCTAGTTTTTCTTGTTGATATACAA GTCTTGCCCAAGTTGATGCAACTGTTGGCCCAACTTGTTACCAAGTTGCCACAAGATGCACAAGATGCGGTTCTTAATGAGTTATATTCTCAAGTGGCAAATTCTGATGATGTCATTCGCAAACCCACATTGGTTTCATGGCTACAGTCCTTGTCTTATCTTTGCGCAATGGGTACACATCAAAATGCAGCTTCCAAAGAGAGTGAAAGTGAAGAGAATCCAACTTTGGCACGTGTTGCAGACCCATCGAGCAGTGTTAGACTAACTGCACAACTTTAA